A part of Macrobrachium nipponense isolate FS-2020 chromosome 26, ASM1510439v2, whole genome shotgun sequence genomic DNA contains:
- the LOC135199736 gene encoding golgin subfamily A member 6-like protein 22: MDVHTSIELYIRRTNVLRAQRLLETTTTTSAATPSTVELVTGRGNGNVSRVNLVSNNRYLALFFGAAIILLLLGWLTFSYLKSRSAFSWLNSNQQKDGDGEVSVSDDSHVTEIVDLEATHPTETQAFEEEEECFSSQMSTIENDEDDSEEENMVSDDDEDHDEEETASDEDKDNEEEEEMVLDVDENHKEEEEEIVSDDDHHHEEGEEEEEETASDDDRDNEGEEEKTVLSDEDYDEKEDEDGHTQFLEILGQFINDPSSPAEFPRPSLLLRDPTRNYVYKAVLTMREKLDRLARQNETLEKERKDHLNLTQELQVQDDMEWQINKSKDEVGELNKKVIEKKDDNDQLSIEKTVHTPKDKVGCVEKDSKNMGEKSQEQGPSDAAELQRIIDKQADQIQRLRKKVLEMEEERRQREADFQSWERTAYTVGKENSELKVILEDLSRKKDFSKNVIRT; encoded by the coding sequence ATGGATGTGCACACCAGCATCGAGCTTTACATTCGTCGCACGAATGTATTGAGGGCTCAGCGATTGCTGGAAACAACGACGACTACATCTGCCGCTACACCGTCTACTGTTGAACTTGTTACTGGCCGCGGGAACGGAAACGTCTCCCGCGTAAATCTTGTTAGTAACAATCGTTACCTGGCGCTGTTCTTCGGAGCAgcgattattcttttattactcgGCTGGCTGACCTTCTCTTACTTGAAGAGCAGATCAGCCTTCTCTTGGCTGAATTCTAACCAGCAGAAGGACGGCGACGGCGAAGTGTCTGTCTCAGATGACTCCCATGTTACGGAGATTGTGGATCTTGAGGCGACACATCCAACGGAAACTCAGGcgttcgaagaagaagaagaatgtttttCTTCACAAATGTCAACGATTGAAAACGATGAGGATGACTCCGAGGAGGAGAATATGGTATCAGACGACGACGAAGATCATGATGAGGAGGAAACGGCATCCGACGAAGATAAagataatgaggaggaggaggagatggtatTAGACGTCGACGAAAatcataaggaggaggaggaggagatcgtATCAGACGACGATCATCATCatgaggagggggaagaggaggaggaggaaacagcATCGGACGACGACAGAGAtaatgagggggaggaggagaagacggTATTAAGCGACGAAGACTACGACGAAAAGGAAGACGAAGATGGCCACACCCAGTTCTTGGAAATTCTGGGCCAGTTCATCAACGATCCCAGCTCCCCCGCCGAATTCCCAAGGCCATCACTCCTGCTGCGTGATCCCACCAGGAATTACGTTTACAAGGCAGTCCTCACGATGCGCGAGAAGCTGGATAGACTGGCCAGGCAGAATGAAACGCTGGAGAAGGAACGAAAGGACCATCTGAATTTGACTCAGGAATTGCAAGTCCAAGATGACATGGAATGGCAAATCAACAAATCGAAAGATGAGGTAGGAGAGCTTAATAAGAAAGTTATAGAAAAGAAGGACGATAATGATCAGCTTTCGATTGAAAAAACTGTCCATACTCCGAAGGACAAAGTCGGATGTGTAGAGAAAGACAGTAAGAACATGGGTGAAAAATCCCAAGAACAGGGTCCTTCTGATGCCGCTGAACTGCAGCGGATCATAGATAAACAAGCTGATCAAATCCAACGTCTGAGGAAGAAGGTCCTGGAGATGGAAGAGGAGAGACGACAGCGTGAGGCCGATTTCCAGAGTTGGGAAAGAACAGCCTACACCGTCGGGAAGGAGAACTCGGAGTTGAAGGTCATCTTGGAGGACCTCAGTCGAAAAAAGGACTTTTCGAAGAATGTAATAAGGACCTAA